A region of Streptomyces sp. NBC_01750 DNA encodes the following proteins:
- a CDS encoding glycoside hydrolase family 15 protein — protein MARGPGSIGAPRYLPLSEHGLIGDLRSAALVGTNGTIDWYCCGRFDAPSVFASILDAEKGGSFELAPDVPTRTKQFYFPDTNVLITRFFAEDGVGEIQDFMPIVDDSREADRHRLIRRVVCVRGSLPFHAYVSPRFGYGADPHTIRTEHGCPVFESASLALALTSSVAVENDGRDAWSLFKLHEGESAVFALDQVGGEVAPRRCAVAEAEELFEATVRYWRRWLSRSRYRGRWREMVHRSALTLKLLTYAPTGAIVAAPTTSLPEQIGGERNWDYRYAWIRDAAFCVYALLRLGFTDEAQAFMNFMTEHLYLSEPGTGPLQIMYGIDGRCELPERELPHLEGYRGSGPVRVGNDAVGQLQLDIYGALIDSVYLYDKWREPISSAHWDTVCDLVDWVCENWDKPDEGIWETRGGRKDFLYSRLMCWVAIERAMRMAQRRGLPADMVRWAGTRDTIYRQIMRRGWSAERNAFVQHLDGNVLDASVLMMPLAKFISPTDPKWLSTLDALGEELVSDSLVYRYDPQASPDGLRGEEGTFSICSFWYVEALSRAGRLEDAQLAFEKMLTYANHLGLYAEEIGRTGEQRGNFPQAFTHLGLISAAFNLDRALG, from the coding sequence GTGGCTCGAGGCCCGGGGAGTATCGGCGCTCCCCGGTATCTGCCGCTCTCCGAGCACGGGCTGATCGGGGATCTGCGCAGCGCCGCGCTGGTGGGGACGAACGGAACGATCGACTGGTACTGCTGCGGCCGTTTCGACGCGCCCAGTGTCTTCGCCTCGATCCTCGACGCCGAGAAAGGCGGCTCCTTCGAGCTCGCCCCTGATGTGCCGACCCGCACGAAGCAGTTCTACTTCCCCGACACCAACGTGCTCATCACCCGCTTCTTCGCGGAGGACGGGGTGGGCGAGATCCAGGACTTCATGCCGATCGTCGACGACTCGCGCGAGGCCGACCGGCACCGGCTGATCCGCAGGGTGGTCTGCGTCCGCGGATCACTGCCCTTCCATGCCTACGTGTCACCCCGCTTCGGCTACGGAGCCGACCCGCACACCATCCGTACCGAGCACGGCTGCCCGGTTTTCGAGTCGGCCTCGCTCGCCCTTGCGCTGACGTCCAGCGTGGCGGTCGAGAACGACGGCCGGGACGCATGGTCACTGTTCAAGCTGCACGAAGGTGAGAGCGCGGTCTTCGCGCTCGACCAGGTCGGGGGCGAGGTGGCCCCGCGGCGTTGTGCCGTCGCCGAGGCGGAGGAATTGTTCGAGGCCACCGTGCGGTACTGGCGGCGTTGGCTGTCCAGGTCGCGTTACCGCGGCCGCTGGCGCGAGATGGTCCACCGCTCCGCGCTGACGCTCAAACTGCTCACCTACGCGCCGACCGGCGCCATCGTGGCCGCGCCGACGACGAGCCTGCCCGAGCAGATCGGCGGCGAACGGAACTGGGACTACCGGTACGCCTGGATCCGCGACGCGGCGTTCTGCGTCTACGCGCTGCTCCGGCTGGGCTTCACCGACGAAGCCCAGGCCTTCATGAACTTCATGACCGAGCACCTCTACCTCTCGGAGCCCGGCACGGGCCCACTGCAGATCATGTACGGCATCGACGGCCGCTGCGAGCTGCCCGAGCGCGAGCTGCCCCATCTCGAGGGCTATCGGGGCTCCGGCCCCGTGCGCGTCGGCAACGACGCCGTCGGCCAGTTGCAACTGGACATCTATGGTGCACTCATCGACTCGGTCTACCTCTACGACAAGTGGAGGGAGCCGATCTCCAGCGCGCACTGGGACACCGTCTGTGATCTGGTCGACTGGGTCTGCGAGAACTGGGACAAGCCCGACGAGGGCATCTGGGAGACCCGGGGCGGGCGCAAGGACTTCCTCTACTCGCGGCTGATGTGCTGGGTGGCGATCGAAAGGGCGATGCGGATGGCGCAGCGCCGGGGGCTGCCGGCCGACATGGTGCGCTGGGCCGGGACACGCGACACGATCTACCGGCAGATCATGCGGCGTGGCTGGTCGGCCGAGCGGAACGCGTTCGTCCAGCATCTTGACGGCAACGTCCTCGACGCCTCCGTACTGATGATGCCGCTGGCCAAGTTCATCTCCCCGACCGACCCGAAATGGCTCTCCACACTGGACGCGCTGGGCGAGGAACTGGTCTCCGACTCGCTGGTCTACCGCTACGACCCGCAGGCCAGCCCGGACGGGCTGCGGGGAGAGGAGGGCACGTTCTCGATCTGCTCCTTCTGGTACGTCGAGGCGCTCAGCCGCGCCGGGCGCCTGGAAGACGCCCAGCTGGCCTTCGAGAAGATGCTCACCTACGCCAACCACCTCGGCCTGTACGCGGAGGAGATCGGCCGTACGGGCGAGCAGAGGGGCAATTTCCCGCAGGCGTTCACGCATCTGGGGCTGATCAGCGCGGCCTTCAACCTCGACCGGGCGCTGGGCTGA
- a CDS encoding L-threonylcarbamoyladenylate synthase, translated as MAKYFDVHPENPQRRTISGVADSIRSGALVVYPTDSCYALGSQLGSRDGISRIRSIRNLDDRHHFTLVCQNFAQLGQFVHVDNDVFRAIKAATPGSYTFILPATKEVPRQLLHPKKKTVGVRIPDHAVAQALLAELGEPLLSSTLILPDEDEPMTQGWEIKERLDHVVDIVVDSGDCGTEPTTVIDFSGGEPEIVRRGAGDTARFE; from the coding sequence ATGGCGAAGTACTTCGACGTGCACCCCGAGAATCCCCAGCGGCGCACCATCAGCGGTGTGGCCGACAGCATCCGATCCGGCGCGCTCGTCGTGTACCCGACGGACTCCTGCTACGCACTGGGAAGCCAGCTGGGCAGTCGTGACGGCATCAGCCGGATCCGGTCGATCCGGAACCTCGACGATCGTCACCACTTCACCCTTGTGTGCCAGAACTTCGCGCAGCTGGGTCAGTTCGTGCACGTCGACAATGACGTGTTCCGCGCGATCAAGGCAGCGACACCCGGCAGTTACACCTTCATCCTCCCCGCGACGAAGGAGGTGCCGCGCCAGCTGCTGCACCCGAAGAAGAAGACGGTCGGAGTCCGGATTCCTGACCATGCCGTCGCTCAGGCCCTACTCGCCGAACTCGGTGAGCCGCTGCTCTCCAGCACCCTGATCCTGCCCGACGAGGACGAGCCGATGACACAGGGCTGGGAGATCAAGGAACGGCTCGACCACGTCGTGGACATCGTGGTCGACTCGGGCGACTGCGGCACCGAGCCGACCACGGTCATCGACTTCTCCGGCGGCGAACCCGAGATCGTACGCCGCGGGGCGGGCGACACCGCGCGGTTCGAGTAG
- a CDS encoding PadR family transcriptional regulator encodes MALDHAILVSLLEKPGSGYELARRFDRSIGYFWTATHQQIYRVLKRMESDGWIDVREVPQQARPDKKEYSVAAPGRAALSQWLHEPIEPESVRHDLAVKIRGAAFDDPAALIREVERHHQAHTSRLALYLAGELRDFTGPEAPGTTDAGQELQHVVLRGGIAYERMTLAWLDDVLATLHRLGPDR; translated from the coding sequence ATGGCGCTCGACCACGCGATCCTCGTCTCTCTGCTGGAGAAGCCGGGCTCCGGCTATGAGCTGGCCCGGCGGTTCGACCGGTCCATCGGTTACTTCTGGACCGCCACCCACCAGCAGATCTACCGCGTACTCAAGCGCATGGAGAGCGACGGCTGGATCGACGTCCGCGAGGTGCCCCAGCAGGCCCGGCCGGACAAGAAGGAGTACTCGGTCGCCGCGCCCGGCCGGGCCGCCCTCTCCCAGTGGCTGCACGAGCCGATCGAACCCGAGAGCGTGCGGCACGACCTCGCCGTGAAGATCCGTGGCGCGGCCTTCGACGACCCGGCCGCGCTGATCCGCGAGGTCGAGCGGCACCACCAGGCGCACACCTCCCGCCTCGCGCTCTATCTCGCGGGGGAGCTGCGTGACTTCACCGGACCCGAGGCCCCCGGAACGACCGACGCCGGACAGGAGCTCCAGCACGTCGTGCTGCGCGGCGGTATCGCGTACGAGCGGATGACGCTCGCCTGGCTCGACGACGTACTCGCCACCCTCCACCGCCTCGGCCCCGATCGCTGA